One Faecalispora anaeroviscerum genomic window carries:
- a CDS encoding cyclodeaminase/cyclohydrolase family protein: MEMKDMTLEVFCATTASNEPAPGGGSVSALAGALAAALAEMVAQLTISKKGYEEVVDEMKAIIPEASALRAELLDEITRDSTSFNAYMEAMTLPKDTDEQKETRRNAMQEALKKAAEVPLHVAVTAAKIMPMAAALVKKGNANAVTDGIVAAMMTRTAVLGALLNVKINLGSIKDEAYVADMKAKIHEIEAAIIRDEAAVLADSPLK; encoded by the coding sequence ATGGAAATGAAAGATATGACCCTTGAAGTCTTTTGTGCCACAACCGCATCCAACGAGCCCGCCCCCGGCGGCGGAAGTGTTTCTGCTTTGGCCGGCGCCCTGGCCGCTGCATTGGCGGAAATGGTCGCTCAGCTGACCATCAGCAAAAAAGGCTACGAAGAGGTCGTGGACGAAATGAAGGCGATCATTCCAGAAGCCTCGGCGCTACGCGCGGAGCTTCTGGACGAAATCACCCGCGACAGCACGTCCTTTAACGCCTATATGGAAGCGATGACCCTGCCCAAGGATACCGACGAACAGAAGGAGACCCGCCGCAATGCGATGCAGGAGGCTTTGAAAAAGGCCGCAGAAGTGCCGCTGCATGTTGCCGTAACCGCAGCAAAGATCATGCCGATGGCCGCCGCATTGGTGAAAAAGGGAAATGCCAACGCCGTAACCGATGGCATTGTTGCCGCGATGATGACCCGCACCGCAGTTCTGGGCGCACTGCTCAACGTGAAAATCAACCTGGGCTCCATTAAAGATGAAGCATACGTTGCAGACATGAAGGCTAAAATTCACGAGATCGAAGCTGCTATTATTCGCGACGAAGCCGCTGTTTTGGCGGATTCTCCCTTAAAATAA
- the ftcD gene encoding glutamate formimidoyltransferase, which produces MMNKLLECVPNFSEGRDLEKVEKIVSSFRGKENVKLLDYSTDKDHNRCVVTVVGEPEAVRDAVIEAIGTATELIDMTKHEGQHPRMGATDVVPFIPVRNCTVDEASEIAKEVGAAVAEKFGVPCFLYEKSATAPHRENLSEIRKGQFEGMPEKLKDAKWKPDFGPDHIHPTAGVTAVGARMPLVAFNINLDTSNLEIANQIARKVRFIGGGFRFVKAMGVMLEDRNIAQVSMNLTDYTKTAVYRVFETVKMEARRYGVNVVGSEVIGLVPMAALIDCAEYYLQIENFNMEQVLETRL; this is translated from the coding sequence ATGATGAACAAACTTTTGGAATGTGTACCAAACTTCAGCGAAGGACGCGACCTGGAAAAGGTTGAGAAAATCGTCTCCTCTTTCCGCGGAAAAGAAAATGTAAAGCTGCTGGATTACAGCACCGATAAAGACCACAACCGCTGCGTCGTCACCGTAGTCGGTGAGCCCGAAGCTGTGCGCGACGCTGTGATCGAGGCCATTGGCACTGCCACCGAGCTGATTGACATGACAAAACACGAGGGCCAGCACCCCCGCATGGGCGCAACCGACGTTGTTCCCTTCATCCCCGTTCGCAACTGCACCGTAGATGAAGCCAGCGAGATCGCCAAAGAAGTTGGCGCCGCGGTCGCGGAAAAATTCGGCGTACCGTGCTTTTTGTATGAGAAGTCCGCTACTGCTCCCCACCGTGAAAATCTCTCTGAAATCCGCAAGGGTCAGTTTGAGGGCATGCCCGAGAAACTGAAAGACGCCAAATGGAAGCCCGATTTCGGCCCGGATCACATTCATCCCACAGCCGGTGTAACCGCGGTCGGCGCCCGTATGCCCCTGGTGGCCTTCAACATTAACCTCGACACTTCGAACCTCGAAATTGCCAACCAGATTGCCCGCAAGGTTCGTTTCATCGGCGGCGGCTTCCGGTTTGTAAAAGCGATGGGCGTTATGCTCGAGGACCGCAACATCGCGCAGGTCTCCATGAACCTGACTGACTACACCAAAACCGCTGTATACCGCGTATTTGAGACCGTTAAGATGGAAGCCCGCCGTTATGGTGTAAACGTGGTCGGCAGCGAAGTGATCGGTCTGGTTCCCATGGCCGCTCTGATCGACTGCGCGGAGTATTACCTGCAGATCGAGAACTTCAACATGGAACAGGTTCTGGAAACCCGCCTGTAA
- a CDS encoding HutD/Ves family protein, with amino-acid sequence MTKLEKIVPQEFQVSEWSGGKTTQIMIDPPGALYADRDFYFRLSSATVELEESNFTSLPDYNRIIAPIEGELSLYYNGSEEPAVLHELECAAFDGSWETRSRGKVEDYNLMTRKGICQGNAFALIVGVGQRAEFSCESNEKGRSVLLIWCVQGSAELSTGRETVLLSPRDAARLQLASTEAAVKLMVQNTGTSPVRLMVAQVSFLS; translated from the coding sequence ATGACTAAACTAGAAAAGATCGTGCCGCAGGAATTTCAGGTAAGCGAATGGTCTGGGGGAAAGACAACACAGATTATGATTGACCCGCCCGGCGCGCTGTATGCCGACCGTGATTTTTACTTTCGGCTGAGTTCGGCCACTGTTGAGCTGGAAGAATCTAATTTTACCTCTTTGCCGGATTATAATCGGATCATCGCGCCGATTGAGGGGGAGCTTTCCCTCTATTATAATGGAAGCGAAGAGCCGGCTGTTCTGCATGAGCTGGAGTGCGCCGCGTTTGACGGGAGCTGGGAAACCCGCAGCCGCGGAAAGGTTGAGGATTACAATCTGATGACCCGTAAGGGCATCTGCCAGGGCAATGCGTTTGCGCTGATTGTTGGCGTGGGCCAGAGAGCAGAATTCTCCTGCGAAAGCAACGAAAAAGGCCGCAGCGTTCTGCTGATCTGGTGCGTGCAGGGGAGCGCCGAGCTTAGCACCGGCAGAGAAACAGTTCTCCTTTCACCGCGTGACGCGGCGCGCCTGCAATTGGCATCCACCGAGGCCGCTGTAAAGCTGATGGTGCAAAATACGGGAACTTCTCCTGTTCGGTTGATGGTGGCACAGGTGTCTTTTCTTTCCTGA